One part of the Ursus arctos isolate Adak ecotype North America unplaced genomic scaffold, UrsArc2.0 scaffold_14, whole genome shotgun sequence genome encodes these proteins:
- the CDC37 gene encoding hsp90 co-chaperone Cdc37 — MVDYSVWDHIEVSDDEDETHPNIDTASLFRWRHQARVERMEQFQKEKEELDRGCRECRRKVAECQRKLKELEVAEGEGSKVELERLQAEAQQLRKEERSWEQKLEEMRKKEKSMPWNVDTLSKDGFSKSMVNTKPEQAEEESEEVREQKHKTFVEKYEKQIKHFGMLRRWDDSQKYLSDNVHLVCEETANYLVIWCIDLEVEEKCALMEQVAHQTIVMQFILELAKSLKVDPRACFRQFFTKIKTADRQYMEGFNDELEAFKERVRGRAKLRIEKAMKEYEEEERKKRLGPGGLDPVEVYESLPEELQKCFDVKDVQMLQDAISKMDPTDAKYHMQRCIDSGLWVPNSKSSEAKDGEEAGPGDPLLEAGPKPGDKKDVSA, encoded by the exons GCCCGGGTGGAGCGCATGGAgcagttccagaaggagaaggaggagctggaCAGGGGCTGCCGCGAGTGCCGGCGCAAGGTGGCTGAGTGTCAGCGGAAGCTGAAGGAGCTGGAGGTGGCCGAGGGCGAGGGCAGCAAGGTGGAGCTGGAGCGGCTGCAGGCTGAGGCTCAGCAGCTGCGCAAGGAGGAGCGGAGCTGGGAGCAGAAACTGGAGGAGATGCGCAAGAAGGAGAAGAGCATGCCCTGGAACGTGGACACGCTCAGCAAGGACGGCTTCAGCAAG AGCATGGTCAATACCAAGCCAGAGCAGGCGGAGGAGGAGTcggaggaggtgagggagcagAAACACAAAACCTTCGTGGAGAAGTACGAGAAACAGATCAAGCACTTCG GCATGCTCCGCCGCTGGGACGACAGCCAGAAGTACCTATCAGACAATGTCCATCTGGTGTGTGAGGAGACGGCCAACTACCTGGTCATCTGGTGCATCGACCTAGAGGTGGAGGAG AAATGCGCACTCATGGAGCAGGTGGCCCACCAGACCATTGTCATGCAGTTCATCCTGGAGCTGGCCAAGAGCCTGAAGGTGGATCCCCGGGCCTGCTTCCGGCAGTTCTTCACTAAGATCAAG ACAGCCGATCGCCAGTACATGGAGGGCTTCAACGATGAACTCGAGGCCTTCAAGGAGCGTGTGCGGGGCCGCGCCAAGCTGCGTATCGAGAAGGCCATGAAGGAGTACGAGGAGGAGGAGCGCAAGAAGCGGCTGGGCCCCGGTGGCTTGGACCCCGTTGAAGTCTATGAGTCTCTCCCCGAG GAGCTCCAGAAATGCTTCGACGTGAAGGACGTGCAGATGCTCCAAGATGCCATCAGCAAGATGGACCCCACC GATGCGAAGTACCACATGCAGCGCTGCATCGACTCCGGCCTCTGGGTTCCCAACTCCAAGTCCAGCGAGGCCAAGGATGGGGAGGAGGCGGGCCCCGGGGACCCCTTGCTGGAAGCCGGCCCCAAGCCAGGCGACAAGAAGGATgtcagcgcctga